One genomic region from Mytilus trossulus isolate FHL-02 chromosome 9, PNRI_Mtr1.1.1.hap1, whole genome shotgun sequence encodes:
- the LOC134685367 gene encoding histidine N-alpha-methyltransferase-like isoform X3, with the protein MVVDLGSGNATKTMLILDKFLETHESLTYVPVDISKDFLSKTAANVKTIYGNKLDIRPIGEEYMVALRKVKTMTDKKIIVWFGSLQSLSYEKQLDVLLEIRNTMQVDDKLVITFDVTDASRKDIIELSYLDPDGYSEKFYLNSIHRLNKEMNGNIDVSKFKIKNELVANSASDNCSYVNVWIEAIENCEVNIGKLDLTRKILKGERLYLNEDGGISSKHTIAQFEYLLNKASLGMEKYWTNEHVGVVLVNRQ; encoded by the exons ATGGTTGTTGACCTTGGTAGTGGAAATGCCACCAAGACAATGTTGATCTTAGATAAATTTTTAGAGACGCACGAATCTCTTACTTATGTTCCAGTAGATATTTCTAAAG ATTTTCTTAGCAAAACCGCTGCAAACGTGAAAACAATATATGGAAATAAATTAGATATTCGACCAATCGGGGAGGAATACATGGTAGCACTTAGAAAAGTAAA AACTAtgacagataaaaaaataattgtatggtTTGGAAGTTTGCAGAGTTTATCGTATGAAAAGCAGTTAGATGTTCTACTGGAAATACGAAACACTATGCAAG TGGATGACAAATTAGTGATAACATTTGATGTGACAGATGCATCTCGTAAAGATATTATAGAGTTATCGTACCTAGATCCTGATG GATACAGCGAAAAGTTTTATCTAAATTCCATTCATCGTTTGAACAAGGAAATGAATGGTAATATTGACGTATCAAAGTTCAAAATTAAGAACGAATTGGTGGCGAATTCAGCGTCAGATAATTGTAGCTATGTGAATGTTTGGATAGAGGCTATCGAGAATTGTGAAGTTAACATAG gaAAATTAGATTTAACCAGGAAAATTCTAAAAGGAGAAAGATTATACCTCAACGAAGATGGTGGGATAAGTTCCAAACATACTATTGCACAATTCGAATATCTCTTGAATAAAGCGTCACTGGGAATGGAGAAATACTGGACGAATGAACATGTGGGAGTGGTATTAGTGAACCggcaataa
- the LOC134685367 gene encoding histidine N-alpha-methyltransferase-like isoform X1: MDNLKTELLNGLSANPMYIPAWYRYDEEGSRLNDICMEQCKYYYFHRFERKILGDILTELTEYLKDLRMVVDLGSGNATKTMLILDKFLETHESLTYVPVDISKDFLSKTAANVKTIYGNKLDIRPIGEEYMVALRKVKTMTDKKIIVWFGSLQSLSYEKQLDVLLEIRNTMQVDDKLVITFDVTDASRKDIIELSYLDPDGYSEKFYLNSIHRLNKEMNGNIDVSKFKIKNELVANSASDNCSYVNVWIEAIENCEVNIGKLDLTRKILKGERLYLNEDGGISSKHTIAQFEYLLNKASLGMEKYWTNEHVGVVLVNRQ, translated from the exons ATGGACAATTTAAAGACAGAATTACTTAACGGActttcagcaaatccaatgtaTATTCCAGCATGGTACCGTTATGACGAAGAGGGATCCCGATTAAATGATATTTGTATGGAGCAGTGCAAATATTACTACTTTCATCGTTTTGAAAGGAAAATTCTGGGTGATATTTTAACA gaattaacagAATATTTGAAAGATTTGAGAATGGTTGTTGACCTTGGTAGTGGAAATGCCACCAAGACAATGTTGATCTTAGATAAATTTTTAGAGACGCACGAATCTCTTACTTATGTTCCAGTAGATATTTCTAAAG ATTTTCTTAGCAAAACCGCTGCAAACGTGAAAACAATATATGGAAATAAATTAGATATTCGACCAATCGGGGAGGAATACATGGTAGCACTTAGAAAAGTAAA AACTAtgacagataaaaaaataattgtatggtTTGGAAGTTTGCAGAGTTTATCGTATGAAAAGCAGTTAGATGTTCTACTGGAAATACGAAACACTATGCAAG TGGATGACAAATTAGTGATAACATTTGATGTGACAGATGCATCTCGTAAAGATATTATAGAGTTATCGTACCTAGATCCTGATG GATACAGCGAAAAGTTTTATCTAAATTCCATTCATCGTTTGAACAAGGAAATGAATGGTAATATTGACGTATCAAAGTTCAAAATTAAGAACGAATTGGTGGCGAATTCAGCGTCAGATAATTGTAGCTATGTGAATGTTTGGATAGAGGCTATCGAGAATTGTGAAGTTAACATAG gaAAATTAGATTTAACCAGGAAAATTCTAAAAGGAGAAAGATTATACCTCAACGAAGATGGTGGGATAAGTTCCAAACATACTATTGCACAATTCGAATATCTCTTGAATAAAGCGTCACTGGGAATGGAGAAATACTGGACGAATGAACATGTGGGAGTGGTATTAGTGAACCggcaataa
- the LOC134685367 gene encoding histidine N-alpha-methyltransferase-like isoform X2: MEQCKYYYFHRFERKILGDILTELTEYLKDLRMVVDLGSGNATKTMLILDKFLETHESLTYVPVDISKDFLSKTAANVKTIYGNKLDIRPIGEEYMVALRKVKTMTDKKIIVWFGSLQSLSYEKQLDVLLEIRNTMQVDDKLVITFDVTDASRKDIIELSYLDPDGYSEKFYLNSIHRLNKEMNGNIDVSKFKIKNELVANSASDNCSYVNVWIEAIENCEVNIGKLDLTRKILKGERLYLNEDGGISSKHTIAQFEYLLNKASLGMEKYWTNEHVGVVLVNRQ; the protein is encoded by the exons ATGGAGCAGTGCAAATATTACTACTTTCATCGTTTTGAAAGGAAAATTCTGGGTGATATTTTAACA gaattaacagAATATTTGAAAGATTTGAGAATGGTTGTTGACCTTGGTAGTGGAAATGCCACCAAGACAATGTTGATCTTAGATAAATTTTTAGAGACGCACGAATCTCTTACTTATGTTCCAGTAGATATTTCTAAAG ATTTTCTTAGCAAAACCGCTGCAAACGTGAAAACAATATATGGAAATAAATTAGATATTCGACCAATCGGGGAGGAATACATGGTAGCACTTAGAAAAGTAAA AACTAtgacagataaaaaaataattgtatggtTTGGAAGTTTGCAGAGTTTATCGTATGAAAAGCAGTTAGATGTTCTACTGGAAATACGAAACACTATGCAAG TGGATGACAAATTAGTGATAACATTTGATGTGACAGATGCATCTCGTAAAGATATTATAGAGTTATCGTACCTAGATCCTGATG GATACAGCGAAAAGTTTTATCTAAATTCCATTCATCGTTTGAACAAGGAAATGAATGGTAATATTGACGTATCAAAGTTCAAAATTAAGAACGAATTGGTGGCGAATTCAGCGTCAGATAATTGTAGCTATGTGAATGTTTGGATAGAGGCTATCGAGAATTGTGAAGTTAACATAG gaAAATTAGATTTAACCAGGAAAATTCTAAAAGGAGAAAGATTATACCTCAACGAAGATGGTGGGATAAGTTCCAAACATACTATTGCACAATTCGAATATCTCTTGAATAAAGCGTCACTGGGAATGGAGAAATACTGGACGAATGAACATGTGGGAGTGGTATTAGTGAACCggcaataa
- the LOC134683735 gene encoding uncharacterized protein LOC134683735, which yields MLYHNNVSVLLEMPQKNLAEQFWTIVADHCIENVILLVKENEKVAEFYPKLDDVFRMKSLEIYLDSVERTNKNIMLLAFNLQNKTTQKRRNVKMFKTNVCKSFSVEAMCCILGKASEVTDAPVLIINCKKNNLSVCGVLAVCLNVIYAIKNGSTFSLLENAMVANKNERGFFKNFDDYELCYKVIENYLETVNTYDFIE from the exons ATGCTTTATCATAATAACGTATCCGTATTGTTAGAAATGCCGCAAAAGAATTTGGCCGAACAATTCTGGACCATTGTTGCAGATCACTGTATAGAAAATGTTATACTTCTGGTAAAGGAAAATGAAAAGGTGGCAGAGTTTTATCCCAAGTTAGATGATGTTTTTAGAATGAAAAGTTTAGAGATATATCTTGATTCTGTCGAGAGGACGAATAAAAACATCATGCTGTTAGCATTCAATTTGCAGAACAAg ACAACACAGAAGAGGCGcaatgttaaaatgtttaaaacaaatgtttgcaaATCTTTTTCTgtggaagcaatgtgttgtaTCCTGGGTAAAGCAAGTGAAGTGACTGATGCACCAGTTCTTATAATCAATTG TAAGAAGAATAACCTGTCGGTTTGTGGAGTACTCGCagtttgtttaaatgttatCTATGCAATTAAAAATGGAAGCACCTTCAGCCTTCTGGAAAACGCAATGGTagcaaataaaaatgaaagaggtTTCTTCAAGAATTTT GATGACTATGAATTATGTTACAAAGTGATTGAAAACTATTTAGAAACAGTAAATACTTACGATTTTATTGAATAG